The following are encoded in a window of Candidatus Nanopelagicales bacterium genomic DNA:
- a CDS encoding M23 family metallopeptidase: protein MSPRRSRPIMFLAPVAAIAAAAVAVGPAFASTPASAPARTADNGNSTGVDGEANAPAKRSLRSAWVGTRTGAMVKSPAWVGSARLNAGWAYGNGGAHRAWDVGLWLGTPVHSPRNGVVIGLNDGVANNRPGYNPGSNASSNWVLVCHTVKGRQVSTYWQHLSPGIKVTVGQRVSGPRMGSNGRPIPGTGTQLGLSGNTGNSTGPHLHLASFKGCASASVAGNNSTAAWTRYNYLNRPETLFYEPSRVWNRPTIDARSLIATTRKSGRSGEVVKFRKAVLAKSRSARAGSGFRKLVRQAKRTYGWHNHGGLPNRGFLKKLAWRTENLGVR, encoded by the coding sequence ATGTCACCTCGTCGCAGTCGTCCGATCATGTTCTTGGCACCCGTCGCCGCCATCGCCGCCGCAGCCGTTGCCGTCGGTCCGGCCTTCGCCTCGACACCGGCGTCAGCTCCTGCCCGCACCGCCGACAACGGCAACTCCACCGGCGTCGACGGTGAGGCCAACGCCCCGGCCAAACGTTCGCTGCGCTCAGCTTGGGTTGGTACCCGAACGGGCGCGATGGTGAAGTCGCCAGCGTGGGTTGGGTCGGCCCGCCTCAATGCCGGGTGGGCTTACGGCAACGGCGGGGCACACCGAGCCTGGGACGTTGGGTTGTGGCTCGGGACACCGGTGCACTCACCCCGCAACGGTGTGGTGATCGGCCTCAACGACGGCGTCGCTAATAATCGCCCGGGTTACAACCCAGGCTCGAACGCATCCTCAAACTGGGTTCTGGTCTGCCACACCGTCAAAGGCAGGCAAGTCTCCACGTACTGGCAGCACTTGTCCCCCGGCATCAAAGTTACCGTTGGCCAACGGGTCTCCGGTCCGCGGATGGGGTCAAACGGTCGCCCCATCCCAGGCACCGGCACCCAGCTTGGGCTCAGCGGGAATACGGGCAATAGCACTGGGCCGCACCTGCACCTCGCGTCGTTCAAGGGTTGCGCGTCAGCGAGTGTCGCTGGCAACAACTCCACCGCTGCGTGGACTCGCTACAACTACCTGAACCGGCCGGAGACCTTGTTCTACGAACCGTCGCGAGTCTGGAATCGACCGACTATCGACGCGCGCTCGCTGATCGCGACGACGCGCAAGTCGGGTCGCTCCGGCGAGGTCGTGAAGTTCCGCAAAGCTGTACTCGCCAAGTCCCGCAGCGCGCGTGCCGGCAGTGGATTCCGCAAGCTGGTTCGGCAGGCAAAACGGACCTACGGCTGGCACAACCACGGTGGCCTTCCCAACCGCGGATTCCTCAAGAAGTTGGCCTGGCGAACTGAGAACCTCGGGGTTCGGTAG
- a CDS encoding DUF1298 domain-containing protein, producing the protein MSTEAVKTVSMSVQDALWLTMDRPNNLMVVDGAMVLRGQPSLEAVQNVFAEAVKRFPVLARKPVKAGMGWAWQDDPHFDPATNVENLILDEPMDMRGLQDFLAKIRAEPLDKGRPLWRGYLLSPVVLADGSTGSAIVSRFHHSIADGVRLTQVLLGLCESEELAVGARVARKGTKRTDESVGGDGAANVAINAAEGATSLVGHGLSGLVSETAHAARHPLHALADVPRRSVAAARAGMHVVEGGIDRIRHPDRVLDALEVLGVENHRSTNDLSSVTKLTLTGSEPTVWTGHPGTVKAVAWSAPIPLDSIKSVGKAAGATVNDVLLAAVAGGLRQYLNERDAAIDEVVWMVPVNLKPFEDNLPPDLGNYFALVFLPMPLSLGDARDRLTQMHHRMQRIKNSDEAVLTFGLQRIVSMSPKQIAFFLTNFFANKAIGVLTNVPGPSGPMTFAGVTVEQVVGFAPCSGDQPMTATIFSYNGGVTVGFASDAGLVSAPEELVDYVISDLAAMGVATG; encoded by the coding sequence ATGAGCACCGAGGCAGTCAAGACGGTGTCGATGAGTGTGCAAGATGCGCTGTGGCTCACCATGGACCGCCCCAACAACCTGATGGTTGTCGACGGGGCGATGGTGCTGCGAGGCCAGCCTTCGCTGGAGGCCGTTCAAAATGTCTTCGCCGAGGCAGTCAAACGATTCCCCGTCTTGGCTCGCAAGCCAGTCAAAGCTGGCATGGGGTGGGCGTGGCAGGACGATCCGCACTTTGATCCGGCAACCAACGTCGAGAACCTGATTCTTGACGAGCCAATGGACATGCGCGGCCTGCAGGACTTCCTCGCCAAGATCAGGGCAGAGCCGTTGGACAAGGGCCGTCCGCTGTGGCGCGGGTACTTGCTGTCTCCAGTGGTCTTGGCCGACGGATCGACCGGCTCAGCCATCGTCTCGCGCTTCCACCACTCGATCGCCGATGGAGTCCGACTGACGCAGGTGCTGCTCGGCCTGTGCGAATCCGAGGAGTTGGCTGTCGGCGCAAGGGTCGCTCGCAAGGGAACCAAGCGCACCGACGAGTCCGTCGGCGGTGACGGCGCTGCAAATGTCGCGATCAATGCTGCTGAGGGTGCGACGTCTCTTGTGGGTCACGGACTGAGTGGACTCGTATCGGAAACCGCCCACGCGGCCCGGCACCCGCTCCACGCGCTTGCCGATGTTCCGCGCAGGTCGGTGGCGGCGGCGCGGGCAGGAATGCATGTCGTGGAAGGTGGCATAGATCGGATTCGGCACCCGGACCGCGTTCTCGACGCGCTAGAAGTCCTCGGGGTGGAGAACCATCGCAGCACCAACGATCTTTCCTCCGTAACCAAGCTCACCCTGACCGGTTCCGAGCCGACGGTCTGGACGGGCCACCCGGGTACCGTCAAAGCGGTCGCGTGGTCAGCGCCGATTCCACTGGACTCGATCAAGAGCGTGGGTAAGGCGGCGGGAGCGACGGTCAACGACGTCCTGCTCGCGGCCGTTGCCGGAGGCTTGCGGCAGTACCTCAACGAGCGCGACGCGGCGATCGACGAAGTTGTGTGGATGGTCCCGGTCAACTTGAAGCCGTTCGAGGACAACCTGCCGCCGGACCTCGGCAACTACTTCGCGCTGGTGTTCTTGCCGATGCCTCTGAGCCTCGGTGATGCCCGCGACCGGCTAACCCAAATGCATCATCGGATGCAACGCATCAAGAACTCCGACGAGGCTGTGCTGACATTCGGATTGCAGCGGATCGTCTCGATGTCGCCCAAGCAGATTGCATTCTTCTTGACGAACTTCTTTGCGAACAAAGCGATCGGGGTGTTGACCAATGTGCCCGGTCCGTCAGGACCGATGACCTTCGCCGGCGTCACCGTGGAACAGGTAGTGGGCTTTGCTCCCTGCTCCGGCGACCAGCCGATGACCGCCACAATCTTCAGCTACAACGGCGGGGTCACGGTCGGATTTGCCAGTGACGCTGGCCTGGTTTCCGCCCCTGAGGAATTGGTGGATTACGTCATCAGCGACCTTGCGGCGATGGGTGTCGCGACCGGCTAA
- a CDS encoding FAD-dependent oxidoreductase, giving the protein MDRRSLLRAGVLGAAALGIAACDSQRSVGKPTGSTPPTQRVPTASLVTRWDRDPWARGSYSALPVGASASVRQVLQRAVVGDRIVLAGEYTSTTHPATVHGAYSSGMAAAERLLDRGSRPRSVVVIGAGLAGLAAANQVAAAGITVTVLEARDRVGGRVHTDSSLGFPTEMGAAWIHGIRGNPMVELVRKAGLTLRPTDYEDAAIGDVRTGRSVPAAWKAAQQLSELVAAIGDGGRPAATESVAAALRARGWSSTGPDARFAEATELTQEYGLDVDRLGAQALWEGDYQRGGDAMVAGGFDRVPRMLAEGVDVQFNRPADRVSVTANGVEVSGGGQTANYEAAVIAVPLALIQANSPAAELPAPVRSAIDQLATGNLEKAILRYGERWWPDRQLLQVVGAPQERWSEWYDLSGLTGQPALVGFTGGSANASRPTDDQSCAGQASEVLSGAYRSR; this is encoded by the coding sequence ATGGATCGGCGAAGTCTGCTGCGGGCCGGCGTCTTGGGTGCCGCAGCGCTTGGGATTGCTGCGTGCGACTCACAACGCTCAGTGGGTAAGCCGACCGGCTCGACACCTCCCACCCAGCGCGTTCCAACTGCGTCCCTTGTTACTCGATGGGATCGGGATCCTTGGGCTCGTGGGTCGTACTCGGCACTGCCGGTCGGCGCTTCAGCGAGCGTTCGGCAGGTGCTTCAACGAGCCGTTGTCGGTGACCGGATCGTCCTGGCGGGCGAGTACACGTCAACCACACATCCAGCGACCGTGCACGGTGCCTACAGCTCAGGGATGGCCGCCGCCGAGCGCCTACTCGACCGGGGGTCCCGCCCACGCAGTGTCGTCGTGATCGGCGCCGGGCTGGCCGGGCTGGCCGCAGCAAACCAAGTCGCCGCGGCCGGCATCACCGTGACGGTCCTAGAGGCGCGCGACCGGGTGGGTGGCCGCGTTCACACCGACTCTTCGTTGGGGTTCCCGACCGAGATGGGCGCTGCCTGGATCCACGGAATCCGCGGTAACCCGATGGTCGAGTTGGTCAGGAAGGCCGGGCTGACACTGCGACCGACTGACTACGAAGACGCGGCAATCGGCGACGTGCGAACCGGGCGGTCGGTCCCGGCAGCATGGAAGGCGGCACAGCAACTGTCCGAATTGGTCGCCGCGATCGGCGACGGTGGACGACCAGCTGCAACCGAGTCGGTAGCGGCCGCCTTGCGGGCTCGCGGATGGTCGAGCACCGGGCCGGATGCCCGGTTCGCCGAAGCCACCGAACTCACGCAGGAGTACGGACTGGATGTGGATCGACTGGGAGCCCAGGCGCTGTGGGAGGGGGACTATCAGCGTGGCGGTGACGCGATGGTCGCCGGGGGATTCGATCGCGTTCCCCGGATGCTGGCCGAGGGCGTGGATGTCCAGTTCAATCGACCTGCCGATCGGGTGAGCGTGACTGCAAACGGCGTCGAAGTATCCGGCGGCGGCCAGACCGCCAACTACGAGGCAGCGGTCATAGCCGTGCCGTTGGCTCTCATTCAGGCGAACTCACCAGCAGCGGAATTGCCCGCACCGGTGAGGTCGGCGATCGATCAACTGGCAACCGGGAACCTTGAGAAGGCGATCCTGAGATACGGCGAGCGCTGGTGGCCCGATCGCCAACTCCTGCAGGTTGTTGGTGCGCCGCAGGAACGGTGGTCGGAGTGGTACGACCTGTCCGGACTAACGGGGCAACCCGCGCTCGTTGGGTTCACCGGTGGTTCGGCGAACGCCAGCAGGCCCACCGACGATCAATCGTGTGCCGGGCAAGCGAGCGAGGTGCTGTCCGGCGCGTACCGATCTCGGTGA
- a CDS encoding alpha-amylase family protein has translation MGFTGADMSGQNRQPARRITHIANWLDYLLEIGCSGLLLGPIFTSASHGYDTIDYLTIDPRLGDDADFDQLVEAARSRGVRILLDGVFNHVGREFPQFEQALREGSQSPFADWFHLTWPALGADAEADGGVIGRNASGQPTHESFEGHEDLVTLNHQSPAVVDFVVEVMNHWLDRGVDGWRLDAAYAMPPSFWAQVLPRVRDKHPDAYIVGEVIHGDYSQIVAEAGLDSVTQYELWKAIWSSINDANFFELAWALERHDEYQESFVPLTFLGNHDVTRIASQITDDRHHAHALAILLAVGGTPSIYYGDEQAFRGIKEERFGGDDAIRPEFPADASELAQFGWPSYRLHQQLIGLRRRYPWLHRARIEVLELTNQQFLFRTATNGEQLVVALNLGEGQWRVDTGARHAVQSGSSGADVSGSWLTLDPHGWAILELD, from the coding sequence ATGGGATTCACCGGCGCAGACATGAGCGGACAGAACCGCCAACCAGCACGGCGAATCACGCACATTGCGAACTGGCTCGACTACTTGCTTGAGATCGGCTGTTCGGGTCTCCTGCTTGGGCCGATCTTCACCTCGGCAAGTCACGGTTACGACACCATCGACTACCTCACGATCGATCCGCGACTTGGCGACGACGCGGACTTCGACCAGCTCGTTGAGGCCGCTCGATCCCGCGGGGTCCGGATCCTGCTGGATGGGGTTTTCAATCACGTCGGTCGGGAGTTTCCTCAGTTTGAACAGGCACTACGTGAGGGTTCGCAATCTCCGTTCGCGGATTGGTTCCACCTGACCTGGCCTGCCCTTGGTGCTGATGCTGAAGCGGATGGCGGGGTGATTGGCCGGAATGCGAGCGGTCAACCGACACATGAATCCTTCGAGGGCCATGAGGACTTGGTGACGCTCAACCACCAAAGCCCCGCAGTGGTGGACTTCGTCGTCGAGGTGATGAACCACTGGCTGGACAGGGGAGTCGATGGCTGGCGGCTAGATGCGGCTTACGCCATGCCGCCGAGCTTCTGGGCGCAGGTGCTGCCGCGGGTCCGTGACAAGCATCCCGATGCCTACATCGTCGGTGAGGTCATCCATGGTGACTACTCGCAGATTGTCGCCGAGGCTGGATTGGACTCGGTGACGCAATACGAACTCTGGAAGGCGATCTGGAGTTCGATCAACGACGCGAACTTCTTCGAACTGGCGTGGGCACTGGAACGCCATGACGAATACCAGGAGAGCTTCGTTCCGCTGACATTTCTTGGCAATCACGATGTCACGCGTATCGCCAGCCAAATCACCGATGACCGGCACCACGCCCATGCGCTGGCGATCCTGTTGGCGGTCGGCGGAACGCCGTCGATCTACTACGGAGACGAACAAGCATTCCGAGGTATCAAAGAGGAACGGTTCGGCGGTGACGACGCGATCCGCCCAGAGTTCCCGGCTGATGCCAGCGAACTGGCTCAGTTTGGCTGGCCCAGCTACCGGCTCCACCAGCAGCTCATCGGGCTTCGGCGGCGATACCCCTGGCTACACCGCGCCCGCATCGAAGTGCTCGAACTGACAAACCAGCAGTTCCTCTTCCGAACGGCCACCAACGGCGAGCAGCTAGTGGTCGCTCTCAACCTCGGGGAGGGACAGTGGCGCGTCGACACGGGGGCTCGTCACGCGGTGCAGTCGGGAAGTAGCGGCGCGGACGTTTCCGGCAGCTGGTTGACACTGGACCCGCACGGCTGGGCGATCCTCGAACTCGACTAG
- a CDS encoding DUF4239 domain-containing protein: protein MLSWIATLPTWLIVIICGSAFSAVTFGTRAVVLRRTATKRQGELIDLATAMNGPTGTTLAFLIGFAVSITWGTMSAAQVSIEKVAASAQQVSWLTENLSDSSKTVVINEDLDRYLTTIVNNDRTNLADRNLVELPSFDSLNKLERDVRQTSKTGATVNPESGPLLSAASSLTESQAELNALARRQLPSVVLWLLIFTAGLSAAVMGIVATKVRRPYLIFGWALVAAIGISVVLSLYNPFIGTVSVDFQPLTDAAARINDGLPR, encoded by the coding sequence ATGCTCTCTTGGATTGCGACCCTGCCGACCTGGCTGATCGTGATTATCTGCGGCTCGGCGTTCTCCGCGGTGACGTTCGGCACGCGAGCCGTGGTGCTTCGTCGAACTGCCACCAAGCGTCAAGGCGAACTGATCGACCTTGCTACGGCCATGAATGGCCCCACGGGAACCACGCTCGCATTCCTGATCGGGTTTGCGGTTTCCATTACGTGGGGGACGATGAGTGCCGCACAGGTTTCCATCGAGAAGGTCGCGGCTTCTGCCCAGCAGGTCTCGTGGTTGACCGAGAACCTCAGTGACTCGAGCAAGACCGTTGTGATCAACGAGGATCTGGATCGCTACCTGACGACGATTGTCAACAATGATCGAACGAACCTGGCTGACCGGAACCTGGTGGAGCTGCCGTCCTTTGATTCGTTAAACAAACTCGAACGAGACGTTCGCCAGACCAGCAAGACCGGCGCCACAGTGAACCCGGAGTCCGGTCCGCTGCTGTCCGCCGCGTCGAGTCTGACTGAGAGCCAAGCCGAGCTCAATGCCTTGGCTCGCCGACAACTGCCATCGGTGGTGCTCTGGTTGTTGATCTTTACAGCTGGGCTGTCGGCCGCAGTGATGGGAATTGTCGCGACCAAGGTCAGACGGCCATATTTGATCTTCGGCTGGGCGCTGGTAGCTGCGATCGGAATCAGTGTGGTCCTCAGCCTCTACAACCCGTTCATTGGAACCGTCTCAGTGGACTTCCAACCGCTGACCGACGCGGCGGCCCGCATCAACGACGGCCTACCTCGCTAG
- a CDS encoding DUF1232 domain-containing protein, whose amino-acid sequence MRYLTKTQTFTLVLAIVYILSPIDLIPELIAGPFGLVDDVAAFGVIISLLLSAKVTAANAKTQRTYVTVDPMTGNVTN is encoded by the coding sequence ATGCGCTATCTGACGAAGACACAGACGTTCACGTTGGTATTGGCGATCGTCTACATCCTGTCGCCAATCGATCTGATCCCGGAGCTGATTGCTGGCCCGTTCGGCCTCGTCGACGATGTTGCCGCCTTCGGCGTGATCATCTCGCTCTTGCTGTCGGCCAAGGTGACCGCCGCCAACGCAAAGACGCAACGGACCTACGTGACCGTTGACCCGATGACCGGAAACGTCACGAACTGA
- a CDS encoding HAD family hydrolase codes for MTDKAAAQPVRAILFDIDGTLVDTTYLHTVAWSMAFDEQGTHVPMAQIHRAIGMGSDKLLDHLLGPDRDLNDDDVIDAHSRRFSSHHGDLKALPGARELLKACADRDLRVGLASSAGKEDLDALLAVLDSDEAITEVTGASDVNATKPDPDMLVASLEKLGLEASDVLFVGDSVWDVEAATRLDMRCTGVECGGTSSAELRKAGAVAVFKDPQDLLDHLNAILGPLQATTQTQVKFG; via the coding sequence ATGACGGATAAAGCTGCGGCACAACCGGTCCGCGCCATCCTGTTCGACATCGATGGAACACTGGTCGATACCACCTACCTGCACACGGTCGCGTGGTCGATGGCATTCGACGAGCAGGGAACTCATGTGCCCATGGCGCAGATCCATCGGGCGATCGGAATGGGCTCAGACAAGCTGCTCGACCACCTCCTTGGGCCCGACCGAGATCTGAACGACGACGACGTCATCGATGCCCACAGCAGGCGGTTTTCCTCCCACCACGGCGATCTCAAGGCGTTGCCCGGTGCCCGGGAGTTGCTCAAGGCTTGCGCCGACCGCGACCTTCGAGTCGGTTTGGCCTCGTCTGCGGGCAAGGAAGATCTGGACGCGCTACTGGCGGTACTCGACAGCGACGAGGCGATCACGGAGGTCACAGGGGCCAGTGACGTCAACGCGACTAAACCCGATCCCGACATGCTGGTCGCCTCACTGGAGAAGCTCGGGTTGGAGGCCAGCGATGTCCTCTTCGTTGGCGACTCGGTCTGGGATGTCGAAGCGGCAACCCGCCTGGACATGCGGTGCACCGGTGTGGAGTGCGGAGGCACAAGTTCGGCCGAGCTTCGCAAGGCTGGCGCCGTCGCAGTGTTCAAGGACCCACAGGACCTGCTCGACCACCTGAACGCGATTCTGGGCCCGCTGCAGGCTACGACCCAGACGCAGGTCAAATTCGGCTGA
- a CDS encoding DUF1801 domain-containing protein: MSKAEMDHYLAEAPEPQRSTLEALRTTILAVLPDADQIISYGIPTFALNGDSIAGIAAYKAHCSYFPMSGSVLRELPKETAGYSTSKGTLRFPIDQPLPASLVKKLIEVRLAQLPASDG; this comes from the coding sequence ATGTCGAAGGCGGAAATGGACCACTACTTGGCCGAAGCACCAGAGCCCCAGCGCAGCACCCTGGAAGCACTTCGCACAACGATTCTGGCTGTCCTGCCGGATGCCGATCAGATCATCTCTTACGGCATTCCAACCTTCGCGCTCAACGGGGACTCCATCGCAGGTATCGCGGCGTACAAGGCACATTGCAGCTACTTCCCCATGAGTGGCTCAGTGCTGCGCGAACTGCCGAAGGAGACTGCTGGCTACTCGACCAGCAAGGGAACCTTGCGCTTCCCTATCGATCAACCACTGCCTGCGAGTCTCGTCAAGAAGCTGATCGAGGTGCGGCTCGCACAACTGCCCGCCTCCGACGGGTAG